One window of Saccharopolyspora phatthalungensis genomic DNA carries:
- a CDS encoding FAD binding domain-containing protein, giving the protein MIPAQFDYVAPSTVEEAVVALTEAGEDAKVLAGGQSLLPVLRMRLADPRVVVDLGRIAALRGVREDGDALVIGAMTTHHDVMGDPLVQRHAKLITLATRTVADPQVRHRGTFGGSLAHADPAGDLPAPALVLDAEMVVAGPSGRRTVPAAEFFVDYFTTALQPGELLVEVRMPKWTGWSAHYEKFSRVAQAWSIVGVAAALRVSDGTIAEARVGLTNMGPTPIRAHGVEQALVGQPATAEAIRAAARHATEGTSPAADSSADVDYREHLAEVLTGRAVLAAASG; this is encoded by the coding sequence GTGATTCCCGCCCAGTTCGATTACGTCGCACCCTCCACTGTGGAGGAAGCGGTCGTCGCGCTCACCGAAGCCGGCGAGGACGCCAAGGTGCTGGCCGGCGGGCAGAGCCTGCTGCCGGTGCTGCGGATGCGGCTGGCCGACCCGCGGGTGGTCGTCGACCTCGGCCGGATCGCCGCGCTGCGCGGCGTGCGCGAGGACGGCGATGCCCTGGTCATCGGCGCGATGACCACGCACCACGACGTCATGGGCGATCCGCTGGTGCAGCGGCACGCGAAGCTGATCACGCTGGCCACCCGCACGGTCGCCGATCCGCAGGTGCGGCACCGCGGCACCTTCGGCGGCTCGCTGGCGCACGCCGACCCGGCCGGGGATCTGCCCGCTCCGGCGCTGGTGCTGGATGCCGAGATGGTGGTGGCCGGGCCGTCCGGGCGGCGCACCGTGCCGGCCGCGGAATTCTTCGTCGACTACTTCACCACCGCGCTGCAGCCCGGCGAACTGCTGGTCGAGGTGCGGATGCCGAAGTGGACGGGGTGGAGCGCGCACTACGAGAAGTTCAGCCGCGTCGCCCAGGCATGGTCGATCGTTGGCGTGGCCGCCGCGCTGCGGGTCTCCGACGGGACGATCGCCGAGGCCCGCGTCGGGCTGACCAACATGGGGCCGACGCCGATCCGGGCCCACGGTGTCGAGCAGGCTCTGGTCGGTCAGCCCGCCACGGCGGAGGCCATCCGGGCGGCGGCCCGGCATGCCACCGAAGGCACCAGCCCGGCGGCCGACTCCAGCGCGGACGTCGACTACCGCGAGCACCTTGCCGAGGTGCTCACCGGTCGAGCGGTGCTCGCGGCGGCGAGCGGCTAG
- a CDS encoding xanthine dehydrogenase family protein molybdopterin-binding subunit, protein MTSVLEPELGRSRKRKEDARLITGRTRWTDNLTPAGTLHLAILRSPVAHARITSINTDEARRMSGVAAVITGRDIADEQGSLPCAWPITEDMKAPAAPPMAVDTVRFAGEAVAVVAARSAAEARDALDAIDIDYEDLPVVLDMESALRADSPLVHDDLGTNRNATWTFDSAEAGTGGDVEQALGSAEVRIDRTFRQQRLIPAFMEPRSVVVDPTGEQITMWSATQVPHILRLMLAMSLGVPEQKIRVIAPDVGGGFGGKLQVTPEEFIAFVLARKLERPVKWTESRSETMVSAHHGRDQIQKLSMSATRDGKITGLRVELLADMGAYLRLVTPGIPILGAFMFNAIYKIPAYHFSCTNVFTNKTPTDAYRGAGRPEATFAIERMMDELANELGMDAMEVRRKNWIGHEEFPYNTVAGLTYDSGNYEAATDKAMELFGYQALREEQEERRRSGDPVQLGIGISTFTEMCGLAPSRVLGSLSYGAGGWEHASIRVLPTGKVEVVTGTSPHGQGHETAWSQIVADRLGVPFEDVEVLHGDTQVAPKGMDTYGSRSLTVGGMAVVNAADKVVEKAKKIAAHLLECAEDDVEFVSGRFGVRGTDRATALAEVALAAFAAHDLPDGVEPNLDADATFDPDNFSFPHGTHLCATEVDTETGRVQIRKYVCVDDIGSVVNPLIVEGQVHGGLAQGIAQALFEEAVYDETGTLTTGTLADYLVPSAVDLPDFVTDRTETRATSNPLGVKGVGEAGTIASTPAVVNAVVDALRPMGVNDVEMPCSPQRVWRAVTGARESDVIAPEAGGGLGSMDTQGGNR, encoded by the coding sequence ATGACATCGGTCCTGGAACCCGAACTCGGGCGTTCCCGCAAGCGCAAGGAAGACGCGCGGCTGATCACCGGCCGCACCCGCTGGACCGACAACCTGACGCCCGCGGGCACACTGCACCTGGCGATCCTGCGCAGCCCGGTCGCACACGCCCGGATCACGTCGATCAACACCGACGAGGCGCGCCGGATGTCCGGTGTCGCGGCGGTGATCACCGGTAGGGACATCGCCGACGAGCAAGGCAGCCTGCCTTGTGCGTGGCCGATCACCGAGGACATGAAGGCACCGGCGGCACCGCCGATGGCGGTGGACACGGTTCGCTTCGCCGGAGAAGCGGTCGCGGTGGTCGCGGCGCGCAGCGCGGCCGAAGCGCGCGACGCGCTGGACGCCATCGACATCGACTACGAGGACCTGCCGGTGGTGCTCGATATGGAATCGGCGTTGCGGGCGGATTCGCCGTTGGTGCACGACGATCTGGGCACCAACCGCAACGCGACCTGGACGTTCGACTCGGCCGAGGCGGGCACCGGCGGCGATGTCGAGCAGGCGCTGGGCAGCGCCGAAGTGCGCATCGACCGGACCTTCCGGCAGCAGCGGCTGATCCCGGCGTTCATGGAACCGCGATCGGTGGTCGTCGACCCGACCGGTGAGCAGATCACCATGTGGTCGGCCACCCAGGTGCCGCACATCCTGCGGCTGATGCTGGCGATGTCGCTCGGCGTGCCGGAGCAGAAGATCCGGGTCATCGCGCCGGACGTGGGCGGCGGGTTCGGCGGCAAGCTCCAGGTGACACCGGAGGAGTTCATCGCCTTCGTGCTGGCCCGCAAGCTCGAACGGCCGGTGAAGTGGACCGAATCCCGGTCCGAGACGATGGTCTCCGCGCACCACGGCCGCGACCAGATCCAGAAGCTGTCGATGTCGGCGACCCGGGATGGCAAGATCACCGGGCTGAGGGTCGAGCTGCTCGCCGACATGGGCGCCTACCTGCGGCTGGTCACGCCGGGCATCCCGATCCTGGGCGCGTTCATGTTCAACGCGATCTACAAGATCCCGGCGTACCACTTCAGCTGCACCAACGTGTTCACCAACAAGACGCCCACCGACGCCTACCGCGGGGCCGGCCGGCCGGAGGCCACGTTCGCCATCGAGCGGATGATGGACGAGCTCGCCAACGAACTCGGCATGGACGCGATGGAGGTGCGGCGCAAGAACTGGATCGGGCACGAAGAGTTCCCGTACAACACGGTCGCCGGCCTGACCTACGACTCCGGCAACTACGAGGCCGCCACCGACAAGGCCATGGAACTGTTCGGCTACCAGGCATTGCGCGAGGAACAGGAGGAACGGCGCCGCTCGGGCGATCCGGTCCAGCTGGGCATCGGCATCTCGACGTTCACCGAAATGTGCGGGCTGGCCCCGTCGCGCGTGCTGGGCTCGCTGTCCTACGGCGCGGGCGGCTGGGAACACGCCTCGATCCGGGTGCTGCCGACCGGGAAGGTTGAGGTCGTCACGGGGACCTCGCCGCACGGGCAGGGGCATGAGACGGCGTGGAGCCAGATCGTGGCCGACCGGCTCGGTGTCCCGTTCGAGGACGTCGAAGTGCTGCACGGCGATACGCAGGTCGCGCCCAAGGGCATGGACACCTACGGGTCGCGGTCGCTGACCGTCGGCGGCATGGCGGTGGTCAACGCGGCCGACAAGGTCGTGGAGAAGGCCAAGAAAATCGCCGCGCACTTGCTGGAATGCGCCGAGGACGATGTGGAGTTCGTCTCGGGGCGATTCGGGGTCCGCGGCACCGACCGGGCCACCGCGCTGGCCGAGGTGGCGCTCGCCGCCTTCGCCGCGCACGATCTGCCGGACGGGGTGGAGCCGAACCTGGACGCCGACGCGACGTTCGACCCGGACAACTTCTCCTTCCCGCACGGCACCCACCTGTGCGCGACCGAAGTGGACACCGAGACCGGGCGGGTCCAGATCCGCAAATACGTCTGCGTGGACGACATCGGCAGCGTGGTCAACCCGCTGATCGTGGAAGGCCAGGTGCACGGCGGGTTGGCGCAAGGCATCGCGCAGGCGCTGTTCGAGGAGGCCGTCTACGACGAAACCGGCACGCTCACGACCGGGACGCTGGCCGACTACCTGGTGCCGTCGGCCGTCGATCTGCCGGATTTCGTCACCGACCGCACCGAAACCCGCGCGACGTCGAATCCGTTGGGCGTCAAGGGGGTCGGCGAGGCGGGCACCATCGCCTCGACTCCGGCGGTGGTGAACGCGGTCGTGGACGCCCTGCGGCCGATGGGCGTCAATGACGTGGAGATGCCGTGCTCGCCGCAACGGGTGTGGCGGGCAGTGACCGGTGCTCGCGAAAGTGACGTCATCGCGCCGGAGGCCGGCGGTGGACTCGGCTCGATGGACACCCAGGGAGGTAACCGGTGA
- a CDS encoding (2Fe-2S)-binding protein, producing MPRITVHVDGTQYTDEVEPRLLLVQYLRERLGKVGTVVGCDTSNCGACTVHLDGHSVKSCSVLAVQADGHDVTTIEGLAQNGQLHPLQQAFHDNHALQCGYCTPGMIMQALDLLAEVHQPDDQQIREGMEGNLCRCTGYQNIVRAVRDAAERMQPGAGPAAEQTSEGTQSQAPSPRTPGDAQVETKATGGRQS from the coding sequence ATGCCGCGCATCACCGTCCACGTCGACGGCACCCAATACACCGATGAGGTCGAGCCGCGCCTGCTGCTCGTCCAGTATCTCCGCGAACGTCTCGGCAAAGTCGGCACGGTCGTCGGTTGCGATACCAGCAACTGCGGCGCGTGCACCGTCCACCTGGACGGGCACAGCGTGAAGTCGTGCTCGGTGCTTGCGGTGCAGGCCGACGGGCACGACGTCACTACCATCGAGGGGCTCGCCCAAAACGGCCAGCTGCACCCCTTGCAGCAGGCGTTCCACGACAACCACGCTTTGCAGTGCGGGTACTGCACCCCGGGGATGATCATGCAGGCGCTGGACCTGCTCGCCGAGGTGCACCAGCCCGACGACCAGCAGATCCGGGAGGGGATGGAGGGCAACCTCTGCCGCTGCACCGGCTACCAGAACATCGTCCGCGCGGTCCGCGACGCGGCCGAGCGCATGCAGCCGGGCGCCGGTCCTGCCGCGGAGCAGACCTCCGAAGGAACACAGTCCCAGGCTCCGAGCCCGCGAACGCCCGGTGACGCGCAGGTCGAGACGAAGGCGACGGGAGGTCGGCAGTCATGA
- a CDS encoding XdhC family protein: MRDVLDELTKRWEAGEAIGLGTVVATFRSAPRPPGASMLVTEGGEAVGSVSGGCVEGAVYEEATGVLEGSEPVLRRYGVSDDDAFAVGLTCGGILDVFVERVDRETFPELDVVATSVRAEEPVAIATVLEHPDAAKVGSHLLVWRERTSGGLGSARIDDAVIDDARGMLASGRSGVIEYGPEGQRRGEGLRVFVNSFEPPPRMLVFGAIDFAAAMARMGAFLGYRVTVCDARPVFATHSRFPGVDDVVVDWPHRYLMAEAEAGRLDGRTAIMVLTHDPKFDVPVLEAALRRNVGYVGAMGSRRTHDDRLRRLREQGLTDNELARLSSPIGLDLGARTPEETAVSIAAELIALRWGGRGVRLSEIEGPIHHH, translated from the coding sequence GTGCGTGACGTGCTGGACGAGTTGACCAAGCGGTGGGAGGCGGGCGAGGCCATCGGACTGGGCACCGTGGTCGCGACGTTCCGGTCGGCGCCGCGACCGCCCGGGGCCTCGATGCTGGTGACCGAGGGCGGCGAGGCCGTCGGCAGCGTGTCCGGCGGGTGTGTCGAGGGCGCGGTCTACGAGGAGGCGACCGGCGTGCTGGAGGGCTCAGAGCCGGTCCTGCGCCGCTACGGCGTCAGCGACGACGACGCCTTCGCAGTGGGTCTGACCTGCGGCGGGATCCTCGACGTCTTCGTAGAGCGAGTGGATCGCGAGACCTTCCCGGAGCTCGACGTGGTCGCCACGTCGGTTCGCGCGGAGGAGCCGGTCGCGATCGCCACCGTCCTGGAACACCCCGATGCCGCGAAGGTCGGCTCGCATCTGCTGGTGTGGCGCGAGCGCACCAGCGGCGGCCTCGGCTCGGCGCGGATCGACGACGCGGTGATCGACGACGCGCGCGGCATGCTGGCCAGCGGCCGCAGCGGCGTCATCGAGTACGGCCCGGAGGGACAGCGTCGTGGCGAAGGGCTGCGGGTGTTCGTGAACTCCTTCGAACCGCCGCCCCGGATGCTGGTGTTCGGCGCGATCGACTTCGCCGCGGCGATGGCCAGGATGGGCGCCTTCCTCGGCTACCGGGTCACGGTCTGCGACGCGCGCCCGGTCTTCGCCACGCACAGCCGGTTCCCCGGCGTCGACGACGTGGTGGTGGACTGGCCACACCGCTACCTGATGGCCGAGGCGGAGGCCGGGCGGCTGGACGGGCGGACCGCGATCATGGTCCTCACCCACGACCCGAAGTTCGACGTGCCGGTGCTGGAGGCGGCGTTGCGGCGCAACGTCGGCTACGTCGGCGCGATGGGTTCCCGGCGCACCCACGACGACCGGCTGCGGCGGCTGCGCGAGCAGGGCTTGACCGACAACGAGCTGGCCAGGTTGTCCTCGCCGATCGGTCTGGACCTGGGTGCCCGGACTCCGGAGGAGACCGCGGTGTCCATCGCGGCTGAGCTGATCGCCCTGCGGTGGGGCGGCCGCGGCGTGCGGCTTTCCGAAATCGAGGGACCGATCCACCATCACTAG
- a CDS encoding vWA domain-containing protein, producing the protein MEHTVTGLVGFARALRHSGMACGPTRVQAFLAATEHVGLDDRSAVYWAGRLTLCSEPDDVARYDAAFDSWFGVAVLPTESPGRPLPRPARIAALSAADGAGDGDADKPLAAAASDAEVLRRRDLAELGVAEREHLRRMLAVLRPEPPTRPALRHRRSKRGTLSPRATLRELLRAGGEPMRLPRQRRSRRPRRVVLLIDVSGSMSPYADALLRFAHVAVRRSPASTEVFTLGTRMTRVSRQLRQRDPEAALLAASRAVPDFSGGTRLGETLRVFLDRWGQRGVARGSVVVLFSDGWERGDSAELAEQMRRLRRLARAVIWANPHAGHDGYQPVQSGIVAAMPHVDRMVAGHSLRSLEDVWSWVRRLSQPGYEPVGAA; encoded by the coding sequence ATGGAGCACACCGTGACCGGGCTGGTCGGGTTCGCCCGCGCCCTGCGGCACTCCGGGATGGCCTGCGGCCCCACTCGCGTCCAGGCATTCCTCGCCGCCACCGAGCACGTCGGCCTTGACGACCGCTCCGCGGTCTACTGGGCCGGCCGCCTAACGCTGTGCTCCGAACCGGATGATGTCGCGCGCTACGACGCGGCCTTCGACTCCTGGTTTGGCGTCGCGGTCCTGCCCACCGAGTCGCCGGGGCGTCCGCTGCCGCGTCCGGCGCGGATCGCCGCGCTTTCCGCTGCGGACGGCGCGGGCGACGGCGACGCGGACAAGCCGCTCGCCGCTGCTGCGAGCGACGCGGAGGTGCTCCGGCGACGCGACCTCGCGGAGCTCGGTGTGGCGGAGCGCGAGCACCTGCGGCGCATGCTCGCGGTGCTGCGTCCGGAGCCGCCGACGCGCCCCGCGCTGCGGCATCGCCGCAGCAAGCGCGGAACGCTCAGCCCGCGCGCGACGCTTCGCGAGCTGCTGCGCGCCGGCGGTGAGCCGATGCGGTTGCCGCGGCAGCGGCGTTCTCGTCGGCCCCGCCGGGTGGTGCTGTTGATCGACGTCTCGGGTTCGATGAGCCCGTACGCCGACGCGCTGCTCCGGTTCGCGCACGTCGCGGTGCGGCGATCGCCGGCCAGCACCGAGGTCTTCACCCTGGGCACCCGCATGACGCGGGTGAGCAGGCAGCTCCGGCAGCGCGATCCGGAAGCGGCGTTGTTGGCGGCTTCCCGGGCCGTGCCGGACTTTTCGGGTGGCACCAGGCTCGGCGAGACGCTCCGGGTGTTCTTGGACAGGTGGGGGCAGCGGGGGGTCGCGCGGGGTTCGGTGGTCGTGTTGTTCTCCGATGGCTGGGAGCGCGGCGACTCGGCGGAGCTCGCCGAGCAGATGCGGCGGTTGCGGCGGCTGGCCCGCGCGGTGATCTGGGCGAATCCACATGCCGGGCATGACGGATACCAGCCGGTGCAATCCGGAATTGTGGCGGCCATGCCGCACGTTGACCGAATGGTGGCCGGGCACAGCCTGCGCTCCCTGGAGGACGTGTGGTCGTGGGTGCGCCGGTTGTCCCAGCCCGGGTACGAACCGGTGGGTGCGGCCTGA
- a CDS encoding AAA family ATPase, with amino-acid sequence MAVDDALQMKSPAEVAKALDETGYLPDEGIATAAFLAMRMRRPLLCEGEPGTGKTALAQALATALGVNLIRLQCHEGIDAAQALYDWDFPRQLLHLRTLEAASGGELDADAAESSLYTPRFLLARPLLRALQEAPCVLLVDEIDRADDEFEAFLLEVLSEYAVTIPEFGVVTAPEPPIVVLTSNRTREVHDALKRRCLYHWLEHPDLDREVAILRRRLPGLESRLAEQVAAAVQRMRQMELLKPPGVAEALDWAQALQALDRDELDTEVAATTLGAVLKYREDTERVRAAGIVGDFQGNQRVDFP; translated from the coding sequence ATGGCGGTGGATGACGCGCTCCAGATGAAGTCCCCGGCCGAGGTCGCGAAGGCACTGGATGAGACCGGGTACCTGCCCGACGAAGGAATCGCGACGGCGGCGTTCCTGGCGATGCGGATGCGTCGCCCGCTGCTGTGCGAGGGCGAACCCGGCACCGGCAAGACCGCGTTGGCGCAGGCCCTGGCCACGGCGCTCGGGGTGAACCTGATCCGGCTGCAGTGCCATGAGGGGATCGACGCCGCGCAGGCGCTCTACGACTGGGACTTTCCGCGTCAACTGCTGCACCTGCGCACCCTGGAGGCGGCTTCCGGGGGCGAGCTGGACGCCGACGCCGCCGAGTCCTCCCTGTACACCCCGAGGTTCCTGCTGGCGCGGCCGTTGTTGCGCGCGTTGCAGGAGGCGCCTTGCGTGCTGCTGGTCGACGAGATCGACCGAGCCGACGACGAATTCGAGGCGTTCCTGCTGGAGGTGCTGTCGGAATACGCGGTGACCATTCCGGAGTTCGGAGTGGTGACGGCGCCGGAACCGCCGATCGTGGTCCTGACCTCAAACCGGACCCGCGAGGTGCACGACGCGCTGAAGCGCCGCTGCCTCTACCACTGGCTGGAGCACCCGGACCTGGATCGGGAGGTGGCGATCCTGCGCCGTCGCCTGCCGGGCCTGGAGAGCCGGCTGGCGGAGCAGGTGGCCGCGGCGGTGCAGCGGATGCGGCAGATGGAGCTGCTGAAGCCGCCCGGGGTGGCCGAGGCGCTGGACTGGGCGCAGGCGTTGCAGGCGCTCGACCGGGACGAACTGGACACCGAGGTCGCCGCGACCACGCTGGGCGCGGTGCTGAAGTACCGGGAGGACACCGAGCGGGTCCGCGCGGCGGGCATCGTGGGCGATTTCCAGGGAAATCAGCGCGTCGATTTCCCTTGA
- a CDS encoding transposase produces the protein MLERLDENGIHNGLKVQPPAAVKGHFPKDRFDIDLEQQTVTCPAGHTAPIRARERHAGAANFGVVCATCPLAAQCTTAKTGRTITISPHEAALAAGRARQTDPAWKADYRATRPKVERKIGHLMRHRHGGRRARVRGLRKVAADFSLLAAAVNLARLGVLGITRKAGGWAVTTA, from the coding sequence TTGCTGGAAAGGCTGGACGAGAATGGGATCCACAATGGGCTCAAGGTGCAACCGCCGGCTGCGGTGAAAGGCCATTTTCCCAAGGACCGTTTCGATATCGACCTTGAGCAGCAGACCGTGACCTGCCCGGCCGGGCATACCGCACCCATTCGCGCCCGTGAGCGTCACGCTGGGGCGGCCAACTTCGGCGTCGTGTGCGCCACCTGCCCGCTGGCCGCACAGTGCACCACCGCCAAGACCGGCCGCACCATCACCATCAGCCCCCACGAAGCCGCACTGGCCGCCGGTCGTGCCCGCCAGACCGACCCCGCCTGGAAGGCTGACTACCGCGCCACCAGGCCCAAAGTCGAACGCAAGATCGGCCACCTGATGCGCCACCGCCACGGCGGACGACGGGCCCGTGTCCGAGGACTGCGGAAAGTGGCCGCTGATTTCTCGCTGCTGGCCGCCGCGGTCAACCTCGCTCGACTGGGCGTGCTCGGGATAACCCGCAAGGCAGGCGGATGGGCCGTGACGACCGCCTGA
- a CDS encoding transposase, protein MTLGRAPRQGDLLRSTVDYCEGRVAAGSIYGVLHRECFSLFPDEMFADLFTDVGRRSVPPMIVAVVMVLQRVEGLSDREAVERFAFDTRWKYAAGGLDFDYPGFVHTVLVDMRARLARSARPDRIFETVLDVARQAGLVGCRRVLDSTPLYDAVATMDTITLIRSAIRGLLATAEAGLAARLRAVLTSGDDYAGAGKPLIDWDDQAAREALIDSRARDGFAMLTLMEGQKWTKCVDEAARLLATVLGQDLTEDSDGVFRIARRVAPDRVISTVDPETRHGHKTQARGFDGYKGHLAIDPDSEIVTATEVTPGNSGDAETAETLLSDILPSEAEAEAEAEAEAKPKPKPKPKPKPKPKPKPKPKPKPKPKPKPKPKPGMRVRPRYMGMRPMGRGNCWKGWTRMGSTMGSRCNRRLR, encoded by the coding sequence GTGACGTTGGGACGCGCGCCGCGGCAGGGTGATCTGCTGCGATCGACGGTGGATTACTGTGAGGGCCGGGTCGCGGCGGGTTCGATTTATGGGGTGTTGCATCGGGAGTGCTTCAGTCTGTTCCCGGATGAGATGTTCGCGGATCTGTTCACCGATGTGGGTCGCCGGTCGGTGCCGCCGATGATCGTGGCGGTGGTGATGGTGTTGCAGCGTGTCGAGGGCCTGTCGGATCGGGAGGCGGTGGAGCGGTTCGCATTTGACACGCGCTGGAAGTACGCCGCCGGTGGCCTGGATTTCGACTATCCGGGGTTCGTGCACACCGTGCTGGTGGACATGCGGGCCCGGTTGGCCCGCTCGGCTCGGCCGGACCGGATCTTCGAGACGGTGCTGGATGTCGCGCGTCAGGCGGGTCTGGTCGGGTGCAGGAGGGTGCTGGACTCGACCCCGTTGTATGACGCGGTCGCGACGATGGACACCATCACCCTGATCCGCTCGGCGATCCGTGGTCTGCTGGCCACCGCTGAGGCCGGACTGGCCGCCCGGTTGCGGGCGGTGCTCACCTCCGGAGATGACTACGCCGGAGCGGGCAAACCCCTGATCGACTGGGACGACCAGGCCGCCCGGGAGGCGTTGATCGACTCCCGGGCCCGGGACGGGTTCGCGATGCTGACCCTGATGGAAGGCCAGAAGTGGACCAAGTGCGTGGATGAGGCCGCGCGCCTGCTGGCCACGGTGCTGGGCCAGGACCTGACCGAAGACAGCGACGGGGTGTTCCGGATCGCCCGCCGGGTCGCCCCGGACCGGGTCATCTCCACCGTCGATCCCGAAACCCGCCATGGCCACAAAACGCAGGCCCGCGGTTTCGACGGCTACAAAGGACATCTCGCCATCGACCCCGACAGTGAGATCGTCACCGCCACCGAAGTCACCCCCGGCAACAGCGGCGACGCCGAGACCGCCGAGACCCTCCTGTCCGACATCCTGCCCTCCGAAGCCGAAGCCGAAGCCGAAGCCGAAGCCGAAGCCAAGCCGAAGCCGAAGCCGAAGCCGAAGCCGAAGCCGAAGCCGAAGCCGAAGCCGAAGCCGAAGCCGAAGCCGAAGCCGAAGCCGAAGCCGAAGCCGAAGCCGGGGATGAGGGTCAGGCCGCGGTATATGGGGATGCGGCCTATGGGGCGGGGGAATTGCTGGAAAGGCTGGACGAGAATGGGATCCACAATGGGCTCAAGGTGCAACCGCCGGCTGCGGTGA
- a CDS encoding suppressor of fused domain protein: MSRFSGFPAHVETHVGRVRGADGRDANGRERNYHLVYCDHPDGAHVSVLTSGLRDRTAGAPLPQELVCTLRAEQERYARHLTAVVAELLTESNSRVGYGALIMNDRILLPDTEICGALAAPHPYLGDAFDVLLDGSGRPVLQLITLIPITRGEAQLVARYGRDALYDAWEQESSNLLDIHRPSAA, translated from the coding sequence ATGAGCCGGTTCAGCGGGTTTCCCGCACACGTCGAGACACACGTCGGCCGGGTCCGCGGCGCCGACGGCCGGGATGCCAACGGGCGCGAACGCAACTATCACCTCGTCTACTGCGACCACCCCGACGGCGCGCACGTCTCGGTCCTGACCAGCGGTTTGCGCGACCGCACCGCTGGCGCACCGCTGCCGCAGGAACTGGTATGCACGTTGCGGGCGGAGCAGGAGCGCTACGCGCGACACCTCACCGCCGTGGTCGCCGAACTGCTGACCGAGAGCAACAGCCGCGTCGGCTACGGCGCGCTCATCATGAACGACCGGATCCTGTTGCCGGACACCGAGATCTGCGGGGCCCTGGCCGCGCCGCACCCCTACCTCGGCGACGCCTTCGACGTCCTGCTGGATGGCAGCGGTCGACCGGTCCTGCAGCTCATCACGCTGATCCCGATCACCCGCGGCGAGGCGCAACTAGTGGCCCGCTACGGCCGCGATGCCCTGTACGACGCCTGGGAGCAGGAGAGCAGCAACCTGCTCGACATCCACCGTCCCTCGGCCGCCTGA
- a CDS encoding PspC domain-containing protein codes for MTENFSSIDSAQTTDTGTTERQVRRFRRDRDDAMIAGLCSGAAKTLGVDATIIRVLLVAATLLGFGMGIVIYLVCWLIVPQE; via the coding sequence ATGACTGAGAACTTCTCCAGCATCGACAGCGCCCAGACCACCGATACCGGGACCACCGAGCGGCAGGTGCGGAGGTTCCGGCGCGACCGGGACGACGCCATGATCGCCGGGCTCTGCAGCGGCGCGGCCAAGACGCTCGGCGTGGACGCCACGATCATCCGCGTCCTGCTGGTCGCCGCCACCCTGCTCGGCTTCGGCATGGGGATCGTGATCTACCTCGTCTGCTGGCTGATCGTCCCGCAGGAATGA